The following is a genomic window from Amycolatopsis acidiphila.
CCGACGACCACCCCGGGCGCGAGGGCGAGCGTGTTGTTGCCGTCGTCCCACTGCTCGCGCTCGGCGGTCACCGGGTCGAGGCCGGTGTCGATGACCCGCAGCTTCTCGATGCCCATCGCCTCGGCGGCGGCGTGCAGGAACGGCTCCGGGCCGCTGACGTCCAGCGAACCGTCGTGACCGGGGCGCATCGTGAAGGCGACGAGCGAGTCGCGCGCGAGCGGGTACATCACCACGGCGTCGCGGTCGACCATCGTGCACACGGTGTCCAGGTGCATGGTGGCGCGCTCCTGCTCGATCGGCACCGCGAGCACCGTGTGCACCAGGTCGTCGGCGAACACCGACCGCGCGAGCGACTCCGCGCCCGCGGCGGTGGTCCGCTCGCCGACGCCGATCGCCAGCACGCCCGGCGCGAGGAGCATGACGTCGCCGCCTTCGACCGGCGCCGAGTGCGCGCCGTAGGCACGGGCGGCGTGCCGGAACCGCGGGTGGTAGGCGTAGATCAGGTCGAGCAGGACCGTCTCGCGGCGGCGCGCGGGCATCGCGAGCGACGAGATCGCCACCCGGTCCCCGATCCAGACCGAGGAGTCGCGCGTGAACAGCAGGTTCGGCAGCGGGTCCACGGCGAAGTCGTGCGGGCGGTGCATCTTCCGCACGAGCGACGCGCCCTCCCCCGCCGGGAGCTCTTCGAAGGTGACTCCGCAGGTCAGCACCTCGGCGAGGGTGGTGGCGTCTACCCCGGACAGGTGCGAGCGCAGCGAGTCCGCGAGCGTCTGCCCGAGCCGCAGCTCGTCGACGGCGGCGTGCACGCCCGCGGCGTGCGCCCGGTCGTCCTCCAGCGCGGCGCGGAGCATCTCGACCAGGAGCAGCACCTCGACCCCCCGGCCGCGCAGCACCTCGGCGAACGCGTCGTGCTCCTGCTGTGCCCGGTCCACCCAGGGGATCGAGTCGAACAGCAGCTGGTCGTTGTTGCGCGGGGTGAGCCTTTTGAGCTCGTTGCCCGGCCGGTGCAGCAGGACGGTACGCAGTGGCCCGACTTCGCTGTCCACCCTCGGTTGCCTCATGCACTGAATTTAGCCGTGGCGCGCAACGGCCGGTCTTACGGCAGCCAGGACAGGTGCCCTTTGAGCAACGCGTAGCCGACGAACGAGACGACGTCGAGGATCGTGTGCGCGACCACGAGCGGCCACAACCGGTTCGTCCGCTGCCACACCCGGCCGAACACCAGTCCCATGATCAGGTTGCCGACGAACCCGCCGAAGCCCTGGTAGAGGTGGTAGGACCCGCGCAGCACGGCCGCCGCGAACAGGCCGGTGTTCTCCCGGAAGGCCAGCTGCCGCAGCCGGGTCAGCAGGTACCCGACGACGAGCACCTCCTCGGCGAACGCGTTGCCGAACGCCGAGAGCGTGAGCACGACCGGCCGCCACCACGTGTCGCTCAGGGTCGAGGGCGAGACGGCGAGGTTGAAGCCGAGCTTCCAGCCGATGAAGTACAGCGCGAGGCCGGGGATGCCGATCAGCGCGGCGAGCCCGGCGCCCCACAGCACGTCGCGGCCGCGCCAGCCCAGTCCCACCGACCGCAGCCGGACACCGGCGCGCACGAGTAGGTACGCGCCCAGCGCGCCCCAGCCGACGAGCTGGACGACGCTCAGCAGCTGGGCGAGCAGGTCGATCAGGTTCAGTGCGGCCTGTGGCGCGTTGAGCGCGACGTGCTGCTGGCTCAGCGGGGTGGGCTGGAGCAGCGAGTCCAGCAGCGAGAGCAGGCTGCGCGCGCCCGAGAGCCCGAGGGTGATGCCGAAGACGATCAGGATCTCGATCTTGATCCGGCGCCGCTCGGCCTCGTCGCCGACCAGTTCGGGCAGGTCCGGACGCTCGGGGCGCAACCAGTCGCGGGCGAGGGACGTCACGCGCGCACGCTACCTTCTGTCCTCATGGCACCGAAAATAGCGACGGCGGACCGTGTTGACCGTGAAGAGCTGCTCGAGTTCCTGCGGCCCCGGCACCGCGCCATCCTGATGACCACCCGTGCCGACGGCACCCCGCAGCTCTCGCCGGTCACCGCCGGCATCGACACCGAGGGCCGGTTCGTCGTCTCCACCTATCCCAAGCGCGCCAAGGCGACCAACGCCCGGCGCAGTCCCGCGGTGTCCGCCTGCGTGCTCTCCGACGAGTGGAACGGCGCGTGGGTCCAGCTCGACGGGCAGGCCGAGGTGCTCGACATGCCGGACGCGGTGGAACCGCTGGTCGAGTACTTCCGCTGCATCTCCGGCGAGCACCCGGACTGGGACGAGTACCGCGAGGCCATGCGCAAGCAGAACAAGAGCCTGATCCGGGTCACCATCGAGCGCTGGGGCCCGATCGCGACGGGTGGTTTCCCGCCGGAGCTGGCCGACTAGCTGTATCGGGCCAGGAACGGGCAGCCGACGAGCCGCCGCAGTTCGCCCGCCAGCTCGGCGGTGTTCGACAGCGGCCGGGAGAACGCCAGCCGGACGTCGTGGTCCTCGGTCTCGGTCTCGACCCGCAACCGCAGGCCGAACCGGTCGAGGCCGAGCGGCCGGATGCGCCCGCCGCGCAGCTCCTCGGGCACGTGGCGGGCCAGTTCGGCGACCACGTCGGCGTGCTCGTGCTCGAGGTGGCGGAGCCAGCTCGTCTCGTACGTGGCGAACGGGTCGGCCGTCGCGGCGCTGAACATGTGCGGGCGCAGCGAGTGCGTGCCCTCGGCGTCGGCGAGCACGAGCGAGGCGGGGGTGAGGCGCAGGAGGCTCGCCCCGTGACCGAGGTCGAGCAACCGCGGGTCGGGCCGCGCCTCGGCGATCGCGAGCGCCCTGGCCCGCGCGGCGGCCGCGCCGAGCGGGCGGAGCCAGCCGGTGATCCACAGCAGCCCGCGCACGGGTTCGCGCAGGTCGACCGGTGCGTGGTCGGCCAGCTCGAACATCACGGCGACCTCGGCGTCCGCGGCCCTGGCGAGCAGTGGGTGCTCGTCGCGCAGCAGGACGCTCACGCTGCCGCTCGCGTGCACGTGGTGCAGCTCGGGGACGACGCGCTCGCGGCTGCTGGGACCGGTCGGCACGAGGGAGCCGGGGCAGTCGCGGGTCGCGATCGTCTTGGCTCGCTCGGCCGGCGCGGGTGCGGGCGGACGGCGGGTGGAAGTCTGGGTCACGAGGCCACCTCCTAGTTAGGTGAGCCTAACCTGCCTTCTCGGAAAGGGGAAGCGATCTCACTACGCCGACCGGACGAACGTGCTCGGGCATGCGGGGCACTGCTCCGACCGGCCCACGCGCTTCCGATGTCCGCCCTGCGGGCCCGTTTGTCCGGCTGTCGTACGCTACTAGCGTGTCCCTTGTGTCAAGCGCTGTGGAACTCACGCCCCCCGGCCCCCGTGGAATTCCTCCCCTCTTCGCGCGGCTCGTAGACGACTCGGCGCTGTTCCCACCGGGGACCGCGACCATGCCCGAAGCGTTGCGCGCGCACTTCGAGGCGAGGGCGGGTGACCGGGCCGGGCTGCTCGGCGTCTTCCTCTGCCAGGCCTCCCGGCTGCCCGAGCTGATCACCGAGCTGATCAAGGTGAAGCCGAAGCAGCCGCTGCCGCTGTCGCTCATCATCGACACCGGCCTCGGCGGGGTGCCGAAGGCGATCTCGATCGTCGAGTCCCGCAGCGAACTGCTCTCCCTGCGCATGGTGGAGATGCCCGCACCGTCCGATGTGGACGAAGTGTGGCTGGAGCGGGTGTCGGAGTTCGTACCCGAGGACGTGATCCGGGTGGTCGAGCCGCGCCGCGGGGTCGGCTGGCTCGACGGCGTGCGCAAGGTGATCGAGCACGGCAGCTGGCCCAAGATCCGCTGCGGCGGCGTGTCCAGCGAGAACTTCCCCAGTGTGGACGAGGTGGCCGACTTCCTGGCCGTGCTCAGCGGGGCGACCGGCGCGTCCTTCAAGGCGACCAACAGCCTGCACCGCGCCGTGCGGCACGAGGACCCGGCGACGGGTATCGCGCACCACGGGTTCCTGAACCTGCTGGTCGCCGTCGGGCGCAGCCTTTCCGGTGGCGACGTGCGCGACGCGTTGTCCTCCACCGATGGGCAGCAGCTCGCCGACGAGGCGCGCGGGTTGTCCGAGCAGGCGGCCAAGGCGGTGCGCGCGTTGTTCGCGTCCTACGCCTCGGCGACCTTCGCCGAGCCGACCGCCGACCTCGAGGCGCTCGGACTGCTGTGACCGCCGAGGGGTCGCTGACCCTGGACCGTGGTCTGGCGTTGCTGCAGGCCGTGGCGGACGCTGCGGGTGAGGCGGCGACCATCTCCGAACTGGCCACGACGATCGGGGCGAGCCGCGCCGCGGTGTACCGGCTGCTCGTGCCCTTGGTCGCGCGCGGCCTGGTCCGGCGGGACGGCAACAAGGTCCGCCTCGGCGTCGCCGTGCTGCGGCTGGCAGGCCAGGTCGTGCCGC
Proteins encoded in this region:
- a CDS encoding CPBP family intramembrane glutamic endopeptidase, which encodes MTSLARDWLRPERPDLPELVGDEAERRRIKIEILIVFGITLGLSGARSLLSLLDSLLQPTPLSQQHVALNAPQAALNLIDLLAQLLSVVQLVGWGALGAYLLVRAGVRLRSVGLGWRGRDVLWGAGLAALIGIPGLALYFIGWKLGFNLAVSPSTLSDTWWRPVVLTLSAFGNAFAEEVLVVGYLLTRLRQLAFRENTGLFAAAVLRGSYHLYQGFGGFVGNLIMGLVFGRVWQRTNRLWPLVVAHTILDVVSFVGYALLKGHLSWLP
- a CDS encoding DUF2470 domain-containing protein; translation: MTQTSTRRPPAPAPAERAKTIATRDCPGSLVPTGPSSRERVVPELHHVHASGSVSVLLRDEHPLLARAADAEVAVMFELADHAPVDLREPVRGLLWITGWLRPLGAAAARARALAIAEARPDPRLLDLGHGASLLRLTPASLVLADAEGTHSLRPHMFSAATADPFATYETSWLRHLEHEHADVVAELARHVPEELRGGRIRPLGLDRFGLRLRVETETEDHDVRLAFSRPLSNTAELAGELRRLVGCPFLARYS
- a CDS encoding arginine deiminase — protein: MRQPRVDSEVGPLRTVLLHRPGNELKRLTPRNNDQLLFDSIPWVDRAQQEHDAFAEVLRGRGVEVLLLVEMLRAALEDDRAHAAGVHAAVDELRLGQTLADSLRSHLSGVDATTLAEVLTCGVTFEELPAGEGASLVRKMHRPHDFAVDPLPNLLFTRDSSVWIGDRVAISSLAMPARRRETVLLDLIYAYHPRFRHAARAYGAHSAPVEGGDVMLLAPGVLAIGVGERTTAAGAESLARSVFADDLVHTVLAVPIEQERATMHLDTVCTMVDRDAVVMYPLARDSLVAFTMRPGHDGSLDVSGPEPFLHAAAEAMGIEKLRVIDTGLDPVTAEREQWDDGNNTLALAPGVVVGYERNGETNARLEEAGIEVLAIAGSELGSGRGGPRCMSCPVVRDPIE
- a CDS encoding PPOX class F420-dependent oxidoreductase codes for the protein MAPKIATADRVDREELLEFLRPRHRAILMTTRADGTPQLSPVTAGIDTEGRFVVSTYPKRAKATNARRSPAVSACVLSDEWNGAWVQLDGQAEVLDMPDAVEPLVEYFRCISGEHPDWDEYREAMRKQNKSLIRVTIERWGPIATGGFPPELAD